In Gammaproteobacteria bacterium, the sequence AGCTGACGAAACTCAGTCGCAAGAATTTTATGAAGATGAAAAACAAAACTTATTATTAGAAGACCCTCTGTTCGCACAAAAACCTACGGCTGTGAAAAAACATTCGGAGCCATCCGTGACTAAATCTACAAAGTCTGCAATCGAAGAAATAATGTATTTCACAATAGCAGCAAAACCTAACAAGCCTTTTGTCGGTTATGAACTATTGCAAGCGCTACTTTCAGCTGGTTTACGTTACGGAGCTATGAATATATTTCATCGTCATGAAGACTATAATGGTAATGGGAAAATATTGTTTAGCGTAGCTTCAGCCTCTGAACCGGGCACTTTTGAAATCAGCAGGATGGGCGGTTACTCAGGCAAAGGCTTGATGATGTTTTTACGTTTATCAAGTAACAAAGATTTAATGCTTGCATTTGAGACGATGCTTGACACTGCTAAACAGCTTATCGAAGATTTAGATGGTGAGATTTTAGATGATGAACGAAAGATATTATCTCCCGAAAAAATTGAAAAATTAAAAAAGAAAATTTCGGAGTTCGAACAGCATCAACGTATCGGAGATTTATTTGACCAGTAAGAAACTTGATGATGTGGTTAAAGAGCTTGACGAGTTAAGAAGACAAATTCATGAGCATAATTATCGCTACTATATTTTAAATGACCCCACCATTTCCGATGCTCAGTACGATCGAATTTTCAAGAAAATACAGACCCTGGAATCATCGCATCCTGAATTAATTATCTCCGATTCTCCAACGCAACGCGTAGGTCATGCACCTGCTAGTGGTTTCGCTCCCGTAGAGCATATTGTTCCTATGTTATCCTTGGCTAATGCTTTTACAAAGGAAGATGTTAATGCATTTGATAAACGAGTACGCCAAAAACTTATGCAGGAAGACTCGATTGAATACGTTTGCGAAACCAAATTAGATGGTGTAGCAGTGAGTTTAATCTATAAAGAAGGCAATTTAGTAGGAGCCGCCACTCGAGGTGATGGCACAACGGGTGAAGATATTACGCAAAACGTTCGCACTATTAATGCTGTTCCACTACATCTACGCGGCAAAAATTTTCCAATGTTACTTGAAGTTCGGGGTGAGGTGTATTTAGGTAAGTTAGAATTTGAAGACCTGAATAACAGGGCAAGAGACTCAGGACAGAAAATTTTTGTTAACCCTAGAAATGCGGCATCAGGCAGTTTACGACAATTAGATCCACGTATTACAGCAGGACGCTCTTTAAAAATATGTTGTTTTTCATTAGGGGCAATTTCTGAAGGTTTCCCACTTCCGGATCGTCATAGCGATATTTTGTATCAACTCCAAGAGTGGGGTTTGCGGATCAGCTCTGAAATGCGTGTAGTAGAAGATGTCGAAGGGTGCCTTCGCTATCATCAACAAATCAATGAACAGCGTCAATCCTTGGCCTATGAAATTGATGGAGTTGTTTATAAAGTAAATTCTATAACAGCACAAAAAGCATTAGGTTTTGTTTCACGCGCTCCCCGGTGGGCAATTGCACATAAATTTCCCCCTAGTGAAGAACTGACGGAAGTATTAGACATTGAGTTCAATGTGGGCAGGACAGGTACCTTAACGCCACTAGCAAGGCTTAAACCTGTGTTTGTGGGCGGAGTGACGGTGAGTAACGCTACGCTACATAATCTAGATGAAGTATATCGAAAAGATATCAGGATAGGTGACACTGTTATCGTGAGAAGAGCAGGGGATGTCATTCCTGAGATTGTCGGTTCTGTCGTCGAAAAGCGTTTGCCGAAGGCTACACCCATTGTGTTACCCGAACATTGTCCTGTTTGTAATTCAGATGTAATTAGACCGGAGGGGGAATCCGCAGCAAGATGTACTGGAGGACTTTATTGTCATGCCCAGCTAAAAAATTCAATCTTACATTTTGCCTCACGGCGTGCAATGGATATTGAGGGGTTGGGCGATCGGATGGTGGATCAGCTACTGGAAACCCATCTCATCCAAAACATCGTCGATATTTTTAAATTAGCGGTGGATCAAGTGGCTGATTTGGAACGAATGGGCAAAAAATCTGCCGCAAATTTGATCAACGCAATCGAAAAAAGTAAAAAAACCACCTTGCCACGATTTTTATATGGGTTAGGAATAAGAGAAGTAGGAGAAGCCACGGCGCTCACGCTTGTTCAACACTATCACCATATTAAAGCGATTATGGCGGCAGATGAAGAAAGTTTACAACAAGCGCCCGACATCGGTCCCATAGTTGCAAGCCACATAGCGAGTTTTTTCAGACAAGAATGTAACCGTCAAATCATCAATGAATTGCAAGAATTAGGAGTGCATTGGGTTGAGCAAAAATCCCAAGATAATCTCGTATTGTCAGGTAAAACATTTGTGCTAACAGGAACCTTACATCAAATGTCACGTGATGACGCAAAGGAAGTATTGCAATCTTTGGGGGCAAAAGTGGCAAATAGCGTATCCCGTAAAACCTCTTATGTGGTGGTGGGTGATGACCCCGGTTCAAAGTATGAAAAAGCAAGAGAATTGAATATCCCAATATTAGATGAAGTCGCCTTTTTAAAATTTTTAAATGAATATAAAAAATAGCTTATCCCCATTCACCAAAATTCAAAATCCATGATGTATGTTTACCGAAGCTTTTTTAGCAATACATATAGGGCTCCTGTGCTGCCGTGGCGCGAAGTGGCGGTACAAAAAGCTAATACATTTTCTAACTGTCTTAGCCAATTATTAATTTTATTTTTGAGCACGGGGGCTTGTGTATGCCCTTTGCCATGGATAATGATAATTGAACGTTTATTTTTCTGATACGCCATTTCTAAAAAAGTTATTAACGCGTCTCTGGCTGATTCTGAATCAAATCCGTGAAGATCTAAGGTGGCGGCAATGGGAATTTTGCCGTGCCTGAGTTTGCGAATTTGTTTTGGAGAGATCCCTGGCTTTACAAAAAATAAATATCCTTCGGGAGCAACAATTTTTTCGGTTAGATTGTCAGAGAGCAGGGGGACACTCTCGTTTTCTGAAAAAATTTCCCGAGGCCTTGGACGAACCACGATTTTTTTGAGTAATGTTTTATTCGATTTCTTAATTGGCTGAATTTTTTTCATTG encodes:
- a CDS encoding Smr/MutS family protein, producing MDTKPPKSPPSPPKVKAQISEEEALLFRSAMKKIQPIKKSNKTLLKKIVVRPRPREIFSENESVPLLSDNLTEKIVAPEGYLFFVKPGISPKQIRKLRHGKIPIAATLDLHGFDSESARDALITFLEMAYQKNKRSIIIIHGKGHTQAPVLKNKINNWLRQLENVLAFCTATSRHGSTGALYVLLKKLR
- the ligA gene encoding NAD-dependent DNA ligase LigA, whose product is MVKELDELRRQIHEHNYRYYILNDPTISDAQYDRIFKKIQTLESSHPELIISDSPTQRVGHAPASGFAPVEHIVPMLSLANAFTKEDVNAFDKRVRQKLMQEDSIEYVCETKLDGVAVSLIYKEGNLVGAATRGDGTTGEDITQNVRTINAVPLHLRGKNFPMLLEVRGEVYLGKLEFEDLNNRARDSGQKIFVNPRNAASGSLRQLDPRITAGRSLKICCFSLGAISEGFPLPDRHSDILYQLQEWGLRISSEMRVVEDVEGCLRYHQQINEQRQSLAYEIDGVVYKVNSITAQKALGFVSRAPRWAIAHKFPPSEELTEVLDIEFNVGRTGTLTPLARLKPVFVGGVTVSNATLHNLDEVYRKDIRIGDTVIVRRAGDVIPEIVGSVVEKRLPKATPIVLPEHCPVCNSDVIRPEGESAARCTGGLYCHAQLKNSILHFASRRAMDIEGLGDRMVDQLLETHLIQNIVDIFKLAVDQVADLERMGKKSAANLINAIEKSKKTTLPRFLYGLGIREVGEATALTLVQHYHHIKAIMAADEESLQQAPDIGPIVASHIASFFRQECNRQIINELQELGVHWVEQKSQDNLVLSGKTFVLTGTLHQMSRDDAKEVLQSLGAKVANSVSRKTSYVVVGDDPGSKYEKARELNIPILDEVAFLKFLNEYKK
- the zipA gene encoding cell division protein ZipA encodes the protein MEMHSILILITILSLIFALTYFITVRQKRAHRKLSQKQEPRFDLVTDQPVLHDIDEADETQSQEFYEDEKQNLLLEDPLFAQKPTAVKKHSEPSVTKSTKSAIEEIMYFTIAAKPNKPFVGYELLQALLSAGLRYGAMNIFHRHEDYNGNGKILFSVASASEPGTFEISRMGGYSGKGLMMFLRLSSNKDLMLAFETMLDTAKQLIEDLDGEILDDERKILSPEKIEKLKKKISEFEQHQRIGDLFDQ